A genomic stretch from Mastacembelus armatus chromosome 7, fMasArm1.2, whole genome shotgun sequence includes:
- the acvr1ba gene encoding activin A receptor type 1Ba, producing MAVKRTVLTLLALSGLVRVAGALRCNCTNCEKTGYECETDGACMASTYFIQGKEEHVRICINRDDLVPPGQPFYCLSAEGLLNTHCCYLDYCNSIDLKVPVPTKQMDWLGSGSSWGPVELVAVIAGPVFLLCVLLMVGVFLFQYHQRAYSHRQRLEVEDPSCDHLYLAKDKTLQDLIYDMSTSGSGSGLPLFVQRTVARTIVLQEIIGKGRFGEVWRGKWRGGDVAVKIFSSREERSWFREAEIYQTIMLRHENILGFIAADNKDNGTWTQLWLVSDYHEHGSLFDYLNRYSVTIEGMIKLALSAASGLAHLHMEILGTQGKPGIAHRDLKSKNILVKKNGMCAIADLGLAVRHESITDTIDIAPNQRVGTKRYMAPEVLDETINMKHFDSFKCADIYALGLVYWEIARRCNAGGIHEEYQLPYYDLVPSDPSIEEMRKVVCDQKLRPNVPNWWQSYESLRVMGKIMRECWYANGAARLTALRIKKTLSQLSVEEDVKM from the exons ATGGCTGTAAAGCGAACCGTCCTGACGCTGCTGGCCCTGAGCGGGTTGGTGCGAGTCGCTGGTG CTCTGCGTTGTAACTGCACAAACTGTGAGAAGACGGGCTATGAATGTGAGACAGATGGCGCCTGCATGGCCTCCACATACTTCATCCAGGGGAAGGAGGAACATGTACGCATCTGTATCAACAGGGACGACCTGGTCCCCCCTGGACAGCCCTTCTACTGTCTGAGTGCTGAAGGCCTGCTCAACACACATTGCTGCTATTTAGATTACTGCAACAGTATTGACCTGAAGGTCCCCG TCCCAACAAAACAGATGGACTGGTTGGGCTCAGGAAGCTCCTGGGGGCCAGTGGAGCTTGTGGCAGTCATCGCAGGGCCGGTGTTCCTGCTCTGTGTGCTGCTGATGGTCGGTGTGTTCCTGTTCCAGTATCACCAGAGGGCCTACAGTCACAGGCAGAGGCTGGAGGTAGAGGACCCCTCCTGTGACCATCTATACTTGGCCAAGGACAAGACCCTGCAGGACCTCATCTATGACATGTCCACCTCCGGGTCAGGCTCTG GTTTGCCCCTGTTTGTGCAGCGGACGGTGGCCAGGACAATCGTGCTACAGGAGATAATAGGAAAGGGTCGCTTTGGTGAGGTGTGGCGAGGGAaatggagaggaggagatgtGGCAGTAAAGATCTTCTCATCCAGAGAGGAGCGCTCCTGGTTCAGAGAGGCTGAGATCTACCAGACAATCATGCTACGGCACGAAAACATCCTGGGATTCATTGCGGCAGACAATAAAG ACAACGGCACATGGACTCAGCTGTGGTTGGTGTCCGACTATCATGAGCACGGCTCCCTGTTCGACTACCTGAACCGTTACTCCGTCACCATTGAGGGCATGATCAAGCTGGCACTGTCAGCTGCCAGCGGCCTGGCACACCTGCACATGGAGATCCTCGGCACTCAGG GTAAACCTGGCATTGCTCACCGTGACCTCAAGTCTAAAAATATCCTGGTGAAGAAAAACGGTATGTGTGCCATAGCTGACCTCGGCCTGGCAGTCCGCCACGAGTCCATCACAGACACAATTGATATAGCACCGAACCAGCGTGTGGGCACGAAGAG GTATATGGCTCCAGAGGTTCTGGACGAAACCATCAACATGAAACACTTTGATTCCTTCAAATGCGCCGACATTTATGCGCTGGGTCTGGTGTACTGGGAGATTGCGCGTCGCTGCAATGCAGGAG GTATCCACGAGGAGTACCAGCTGCCCTACTACGACCTTGTGCCCTCAGACCCTTCTATAGAGGAGATGAGGAAGGTGGTGTGTGACCAGAAGCTGAGGCCCAATGTGCCTAACTGGTGGCAAAGCTATGag TCCCTGCGGGTGATGGGGAAGATCATGAGGGAGTGCTGGTACGCCAACGGAGCAGCCAGACTGACGGCTCTGCGCATCAAAAAGACGCTGTCTCAGCTCAGTGTGGAGGAGGACGTCAAGATGTGA